The Gemmata palustris genome includes a region encoding these proteins:
- a CDS encoding HK97 family phage prohead protease, which produces MNDWLVLPHGWSAAPLGAAPVARAPLIAGRLPIGDLSRLPGSNLDGQPGYRTVYLPGAFDDTVAQALRGEGPGIKLRVNHDPARDLASTADGTLQLWLSEDGLTWQARVHSPIPVAWCSMTAGPTEFRHQTLSTGETVKVVTRALLTEISLVERPAFHAPAWVVPEEPFR; this is translated from the coding sequence ATGAATGATTGGCTCGTTCTGCCGCACGGTTGGTCCGCCGCCCCTCTCGGGGCCGCGCCGGTGGCTCGCGCGCCGCTCATCGCCGGCCGGCTACCGATCGGCGATCTGTCCCGGTTACCGGGGTCGAACCTGGACGGGCAACCGGGGTACCGCACGGTGTACCTACCCGGCGCGTTCGATGACACGGTCGCTCAGGCCCTCCGGGGCGAAGGCCCCGGAATCAAGCTGCGGGTCAACCACGATCCCGCTCGCGACCTGGCCAGCACCGCGGACGGCACCTTACAGCTCTGGCTCAGCGAGGACGGGTTGACGTGGCAGGCGCGAGTCCACTCGCCGATCCCGGTCGCGTGGTGCTCGATGACGGCCGGCCCCACGGAGTTCCGCCACCAAACGCTCTCCACCGGTGAGACGGTCAAGGTCGTCACCCGGGCGCTTCTGACCGAGATCAGTTTAGTCGAGCGGCCCGCGTTCCACGCGCCCGCCTGGGTTGTGCCCGAGGAGCCCTTCCGATGA